The Diceros bicornis minor isolate mBicDic1 chromosome 31, mDicBic1.mat.cur, whole genome shotgun sequence genomic sequence ATGAACTActtctagagctgcatttccagttttgcaaagatttgtaagataaggacagttgctctcaattcctcagaaattgggttgtaacttaaatgaTATCATAAGTTGATCTACCCATCGAACTACATCAtccctaatttgcttctttccctctggtacCTAGTTTTATTTTAACCTAAGGAAGAAGGCTGATTGAAAAAATTCCTaacaggctctgaatatcagcttccaatttggcaaaatttctgatcataaattactaaatcctttcaaatatcttgtcaagTTTGAGCCtggacaaacagtaaatatttctggctgTATTAAACaactcattaatttttaattttagtttcccatTGACTATTTAAGGGATTATGTAGCAGTTtaccagaaaatctctcagagtCTCATTAACTCTGGGAAGAGCTCATACAGGGCCATCCTTCAAAGGTAGATACCGGGGCATCTGTAAAGGCATCAATTTAACAGACTATTGTGTAGTCTTTtgttttaggtaccttttatatcttgatttttcattagctttttgTAATGAAACTTTCAATAAGGCTATTTTGGGATTTTGAAGGCTTTGCCTTTAAGTGCACTTCATAAATGATCTTACATAATTGGAACATTCCTTCTAATGGTCAATGTAATTCTCCTGAGGCTGGCAGCAGTTAGTAGAACCCTAGCTGCAAATGGAGTTTaacccccatttctctccagccatATTTGACTGCAAATGGGGTGCAACCTGCATTTCTGTTTGACCATATTGTCGGGCCTCCAACCTGATGGTTACCAAGCCAAGCTCTCAGAACACAAAACAAACTTAGTAagattttgctgttctttgtaaatatttacagcttctGAGACCATAGTTTTAAGCAGGTGTATTGGAAGGCGGCACGCTGGActctttagaaattaaagatttCATTTAATTTGTCTGGTTGGCGGTTCTCAACTCTAGTgtgcaaaaagacaagttttggaagctcaaaggagccccaaagtcgtcactgtaattttaaatcatctttttGGACAGCTCCCTGCTTTCTGCGCCGGAGCCAGGCTTGTGGAATTCAGGCGCGCTGGGAGGAGTCGAGCGGCGGGCCAGGGCGGGGGGGCTGGAGtatcggggtggggcggggatGCTGTCGTCGAAGGTGCTGGGCGATCGCCAGGCGGAGCGGAAACCAAGGGCTTGGGCGGTGCCTTACGGCGCAGACCGCTCATCCCCGCCCCGCGGCAGGCCTCTCActccaggggcggggccgggcgccgggggcggggccggccttTGGAACCCTCGTGCTCCGGGCGGGCCGGGCGGAGGTGGGGCGCGCTCCCTCGGCGCGGGGCGGCTGGAACCTCAGAGCCCCGGCGACTCGGGGCGGCGGGCGCGGGCTCCCGGCGCGGGGTTCCTCCCACGCAGCCTCCCATTCAAACGATGCCGAAGGGGCGGCGCGGCAGCCAGAGCCCCACGATGAGCCAGCGGCCTGCCCCGCCCCTATACTTCCCGTCCCTCTACGACCGCGGCGTGTCCTCGTCCCCGCTCAGCGACTTCAACATCTGGAAGAAGCTCTTCGTGCCGCTGAAGgcgggcggggcgccggcgggtGGGGCGCCGGCCGGTCGGGCCCTGCCCCAGGCGCCCCCGGCCCCAGCGCCCCCACCGCCGCCCGGCCTGGGGCCCCCCAGCGAGCGCCCCTGCCCCCCGCCCTGGCCCTCCGGCCTGGCCTCCATCCCCTACGAGCCTCTGCGCTTCTTCTACTCGCCGCCGGGGCCCGAGGTGGCGGTCTCGCCCCTGACCCCCGGTCCCACGACCCCCGGGCTCGCCTCTGCCTCTCACCCCGAGGAGCTGTGCGAGCTGGAGATCCGGATTAAGGAGCTGGAGCTGCTCACCATCACTGGGGACGGCTTTGACTCCCAGCGCTGTGCGTGACCTCGCTGGGGCCACCTGAGCCCACCCCTAGCCTGCCTTGGCTCCCTCCTTGGCTCCATGCTCCCCTTATCCCTTCCCCCGCAGTGTGGCCTGGGCTCAGACTCCAGCCTCCAGGAGTCCCAGATCCCAAATGGATAATCGATCTCCCAGAACCCAGACTCCCCCATCCTGGATTTCAACCGACTCCTTCCCCTACCACAAATCTGGACTTCACGGACCCTTTGGTCCCAAACTCATCCTCCCTCCATCCTGAGCCATTTCGGTAGTCTGGACTCTGAGCCTCCAAACCTGGAACTCCATCCACACCACAACCCCCATCCTGAACTTTAAGCCTCCAGCATGGTAATACTCCCACCCCTGGGGCTTCACTCACGGGATAGCCCCTATCTCTGAAGACCTGAGCTAGAACACTTACCTTAAACTGGGGTCCTCGATGAAAGGAAGAGGGAAGTAGGTTAGGATCAGCTGGAGGGTCTTACCGGGAGGTGGGAATTGTGCAAGACCCAGAAGGCCCTAGGACGTTCTCTGAGGGGCTTTGGGCCCCTCCACGTCTCAATGCTGGAAGGTAGCCTCCCTCTGACCCCCAGCTCTGGCCCTGGTAGCCCTCTCACTAGGGTCCTGGACTCTGCCACCTGATCTTAAGTCTGAAGTCTTAGGGATCTGGACCAGGGCAGACCAGGTGTGCTGATGTGGGCAGGGGTCCTCTAGCATGCAAGCCAACTGATTCCTCCCTGTTGGAGAGTAAAGTTGTTCAATCCGATTCAACTCCTAGGAAGACCTGTTGCACTGTAGAATGTTCAGTAGCCATAGACTGTTCTGTAGACTTTGTCCTGGCTAAGGCTAGCACTTGACCACTGGAGGAGGGCAGATGGTTTTAGAAAGACCATCCCCACTATTATATAAAACAGGTTAAATTGGTCCCCCTGCCACACAGGGAGGGGGAGTAACCTAAACGTTTAGGTCCATGTGACCATGGGTATGGTCCCCAATCCGGGCACCCTGTAACGTCTCCACAGTCCCCAATTCACCAGGCACTCTATAATGTCCCCTTCCCCACAGCCTTGGGAAGAAAACAAACCCCAGAAAACGTGGGCTTTTCTAAGAAGTCCTGGATTTCTCAGCTATGCATCCTCCACTTACATGTGTTTTGGCTGTGGGGTTCCTTCCACCCATCTTGGATCACGATGGGTCTGGCGCTTGTGGAGGGAGCGCACAGTTGCTCCCCAAAGCCTGCTTCAGAGTGTTAGAGAAAGCCCTGATCTCTACCACAGCTGTTTGTTTTGCTCTCCTGCAGATAACTTCTTGAAGGCGCTGAAAGATGAAAAGTTACAAGGACTGAAGACCAGGCAGCCTGGAAAGAAGTCGGCCTCTGTCTCCTGAGGAGCTGCCCAGCAGAGTCTGGGCGGCCACCTCCTTCGGTGTTAGTGCTTAGATAATGTCTCctgtttgttgtcatttcaaagaTCGTTATATTCTGTTCTGTATTTACTGCTGTTCTTGTTGCTCCCAGCACGTACTTCACATACAGTGCCCACTTGAGTGGTAAAGCTCCTGGtgtctctcctctctatgccgCTGCTGGGGGAGCTCTCTCCTGGGGTCTGGAAGCTGCTGCCTGGCTGACATTGAGGGGCTCCCAAGACCAGGGGAGGGGACCCTCCCAACACTGCTAAGTCATGAGGGAACTGGGAAAAACTAAGGGCAATATATATTTGGTTCTGTTGCTGTGTGCCTGCTCAGAAAGGCACTTTGAGGCCTGGAACAATGGTTTGTCTGTTTTCAGACAGCTTTAGTACTTGGAagtgttttatgtttttaatggtTTTTGGACCACAAAACTCTTTTGATAATCTGATCAAAGCCATGGTCCTTCCTAGAAATTCAtatattcaggaaatatttattaagtgccacgCACCCTGCTAGGCTCTTGGGGTTGGGGATGGAGGAgacatggaaaataaatattataaataagtaaatcataATATGGTATCCTAGAAGATGACATGCTAAGGGGAAAACGAAAAGAGGAGGGtgaggtggtcaggagggccgcAGCAAAGCAGAGTGGCATTTCAAGTAGGGTTCCTTGAAGAGGTAACATTTAAACAAGGTTTGAAGAAGGTTGACCGTGATAGCCACATGGCATCCTGGGggaatattccaggcagaagggccAGGGCAAAGGCTGAAGGTGGGAGCATGCTGGGCTGTTTAAGGGTCAGCAAAGAGCCCAGCTGGCTGGAGCAtgaggagtgaggtgagaggGGTGGGGTGAGTGCAGAGAGGGGCCATACGGTGGGACCTTACAGCCATGGGAAGGACTGTGGGTTTACTGAGTGGGATGGGGAGTGGTTGGTTAGAGGGTTTTCAGGCTCTGACTTATGCTGCTGGGTGGAGAATTATGAAGGAATCAGGGAAAGCTGTTGGAAGGTTGTAGTAATTAATAATCTAGCTAAGCAAGAAGCTAGAGCACAGCTCCAGCTTGCCTTCCTCCTTGCTGGGTGAGAGGTGTCTATGGGGTCCCCGCTACTCCCGCCACTGCCCCGCTGCCAGGTGCTGGCTCTGTGGCgaggaggaggagccagagcTCAGcgacacaaacacacaaatgaagGATCTTAGGAAACAAATCTTCAATCAAGTATAACATTCTGATGCTTGGCATCTAGACTTCCTTGTGCCCTCATTCTGCCAGCAGCAACTATAGGGCATAGCCAAAGAATTTGTGAAGTTTGGGCTTTTTGCAAAGTAGAATGAAAAGGAGTGACCCTTGAGTCAGGTGTCTTAGAAGCCAAGTGAAGACAGTGTTTAGGAGCAGGGAGTGGTCAGCTCTAACAAGTCTTGCTGATGGGCCAAGGAAGATGAGCCTGAGGGTGCACTCGGGCTCAACACCATGGGTTTAGTATTGGTGATCTTGTCAAGAGCAGTTTGGGTTGAGTGATGGGGTTAACACCTGATGGAGCTGTTTTAAGAGAATGGGAGGAGAAGAACGGGAGACGGTGGGTACAGATGAGTTTAGCTGTCAGGGAGAGCAGAGAACTAGAGCAGCCGGTAAGGCGAGCGGCTGAGGGTTGAGAGAAGAGTTGATTAAGATGGGAGAAATGATGGCATGTTGGGTCTGATGGGGAATGATCTAGTAGAGGGAGAAAAAGTGATGATGGAGGAGAGATGAGGAATTGCTGGAATGGTGTCCTTGAGTGGATGAGAGGGGTGGCATCTAGTTTACAGTAGAGGGATTGGCTTTAGATGGGAGCAGAGATGGTTGATCCGTAAGAACAGGAGGTTATGTCTGTGCTATGAGGGTGCAGGTGCTGGTAGATGGGTAAATGGGGTGGTGGGTGCCCTGGAAGTTGCATATACACGCCCAGAAGTTTGTGCTGTGACCTCCAGCTTGAAGACACAAATGTGCATGCCTGCAAGACCCACTGGAAACCCTGGAAacgagggcagggagggagcgCGTGCGGGAGCCAGGTGGAGACTGGCAAGCCACACAGCTCGTGCCTGACCACGGGGCCAGCTGATACCCAGTTCCAGCTGCTTGTGGCCCAGGCAGGAGTGTGGCCACGGTGTTACATGAGAGCTCCTGTATCTTAGCAATGAATTCAAGGATTTCCAAAACACTATGCCTGCCCAATAAAATAAAGGCTGGACAGTCCCCTGGAGTTTGCAACCTCTGCTCTACCCATGGGCGTCCTCCCCCAGGACTCCAGGCCCTGGGTCACCTTCCCAGGAAGAAGCCAGATTTCTGTTGCCCTAGGCTGGTTGTTACTAAAGAAGCTCCCTTGTTCTCCCATAAAGCTTCAGGCTGGCGAGGCCAGCAAGGGGACTGGAAAATTTTAGCAAGAATAAGCCAGGCATTGGGAAGACGGGGCACAGAGCCCGGATGGAGACAGAGATATCGGGGGGAGGGGGGCTGTTTTTCCCATTCCCTCCCCAGAGTCCCAGTAGCCTGCACCACCCCTCTCGGCCATGTTCGTAAGATTGGCCACCTATTAAGTGCACACGGTGTGCTGGGCACAGAGGGAGGCAGTGGACAGGAATGATCCTATTTCATTCTCACACCACTTTCTGAAACAGGTACATGGCGTGGGCTACTAATGAgggaacagaggctcagagaggtgaagtcacttaCCCACAGGCACAGAGCTAgggaatggcagagccaggattggaaCTGGCCCCTGTCACGGTGCTCTCACATTCTCCTGCTGGGTGAGGCACACCCAGGGGTGCCCCAGGAGAGCTGTCACAAAGAGACATCTGGCTCCACACGGGTAGGGCACACTTCGGTGGCTGACTGGGTTGTTTTCCACAACCTCGCAAGTGAGAATAGGGTTGATGGTATTATGGGTTTACAGCCCAGGTCCCAGGAAcgcccacacccagccctgtcCCTATCCCGTCATCCCATGGCTTCGGTGACAGGTCCTGTTATCAGGACAGTCGGGGAGGTGGGGCATGTGATTGTCAGCCCCTCCAGACCAAAATGGATGGAAGAGCCTGTTCCCCAAAGAAAATGATGCTGGGCAGGTGAAAACAAGACGCGTCCTGATGGAGAGAACTCCATGTGCAAGGAATACTGGATAAATGCAGTGGCATGCTGGGGTCAGCCGCGCGAGCTCGTGAGCCAAGTGTTAGATTCTCAGGAAGTTTGTAAGCTGGTTGTTAAATACAGCCATTACTAAGAATTAAACTATATCAAGttacaattaaattatatttaaaactaAGGTAATCAATACTCAAAATCCACCATTCCTAATAATTTTGCTACATTTTACGGTTACCTATGCTCTTGAGGTTCTAGAGCATACAGTCTACTGTGTCTATGGTGGAAATACTTTATCATGGTGTGCTAATGTGCATTACTTCCTAATCACGTCATGTTGGTatcttgaaattggccatgatgagagtatttacaccatggaaattggcaaatgtacACATCAGGGTTGTTCCTGCCCACCTCCCTCCACAAAGAGTTGGTTGCTAcccatttaccagcacaccaacAGACAAACGGGAAACAAAAGAACAGAACAGAAGGAAGAGCGAGCCCATCACCAATCTAAACCTTCTGACGCACCGGAGGTGAGCGCCACATCTTCGGTGCCTCATGGCACACTGGCCTTTTGCTTTCAACAGTGTCTTGATTCTGTCACCAACCATGCATGTGACCTtttgaaagttacttaacctctctgagcctgtttcctcatctgtaaaagggagacACTGCTCTCATAGGATGGTTGGGTGGGGGACAACGAATAAGGTGATAGATGTGAAATTGCCCCCGTTGGGAgtcattatgattattattattattatcatcatcatcatcatcatttccaGTCCGTTGAGGACACTGCCCTCCCCATTGAGCTTCTGGGGCAGGGAGTGGTGGTGGCCACAGGATATGAGCTGGAGGGAGGCCCAACCTGCAGGGAGGGAGAAGCCTGGAATTTTCAGGGCCCAGAGCTCAGCCCCACACAAGGTGACAAGGGGGTGAGCGTGGCTGGGAGGCAGTTTGAGGAAGAGGGTGTTTCTTTTCCAGAGAGGGCCACGCACCTTGCTCCCAGGCGGCATCCCATCTCCCACATCAGACAAGGCCAACGGCACGGCCTCTCGTGCATGGTGCCCCCGAGGGAGGGCTCTGGTCGTCAGCCAGTCCTTTCACCCCATCTGAACCATAGCACTAGCACATCGCAGAGGATTGTGTGCAGCAGCTAGAGGGAAGGCGATGAGGGAGGGATCTGGAAAATGCATCAATGACATGAAGCTGGGAAACTACCTATTCTAGGGGCTCTTTTGGTTGGGGGAACAGAAGGCCACTCAAACTAGCTTACTTAAATAACAAGAGTGGCTGACAGTGCGGTTCTGTGGTTATAAGCAATGGAAACTAatgtaagagaaataaaaaaaggaggcGTCCAGGTCtttagaaggaaaggaaggaggggccGCCACTGGACAACTCAGCTCCAGCTACCATTCTGGAGGGGAAATGTGGCTGGGTCCTCTGGGCTCTGTGTCCATCTCTGTCCATGTTGGGGACGGGTGGCAGGGTGCTGTGATTGCAGCCCCACCAGAACCACTCAGAGCAGGGGAGCAGCTACAGACAAAGACATCATATGTCCCCACGCCGGCCTCGTGCCGATTGGCACCAGGGCCTGAAATCCACCAGGAGCCCAGGCAGCTGCCCTCCCAGCTCCCTCTTGCTCTCTACCCCTGCCGCACActcctgccttctccagccagctTCCTCCTAACTGAGCTACTCAGTGACTCACAGGAGCCCCGTCGGATCCCGCACTCACATGATGGCGCCCAGTGAACTCTTCTCGGTTCCATTTCCTGAGAAGAGGCTTGCCAGCTGGCTGTGAGTGAGTCACAAgtccagggagaggagaggcagagCGGTAAAGGTCACAGAACTGACGATTCCATGGGTGCCTGAGGGAGGCTGCCTCTGGAAGGGACCTCAGTAGGGCAAGCAATGATTTCAGCCATGCTAATGCACAGAGAGAAAACCACTAACCTTTCTGTGTCCTTCAAAAGGAGCTAACGCCCCCATTCCTGTTTGGAGCTCGGCAATTATGAGAGGGGGGAGTGAGCGGCTGCGGGGGCGTCCCTCTCCATTCCTGCAGCTTTCCTGTCTGGAGGCCCAGCCTAGAAGTCtgttctcaagccatgctgacctacttccagttttcccaaaaatCTCACGGGCTCTatcacctctgggcctttgcttttgctgttccctcttctgAAACACTGTTCCTCACCCTTTGCCAACTAACATAGCTTCATTGTGTGAAGTCTCTGAGGAGGCACCCAATAAATTGCACCTATCCCACCCACCAGGGCTCTAAATCAATTGAGAAATAAGACAAGGTTGGAAAATAGAGAATGACAATGCCATCCTTATTCCTCATAAAAGCCGGTTTGCAGCATGAAGCTTGGGCGTGAGAGCCCAGTGGTTGGAGAATTCCGCAGACCTGCAGAACTTGGCCCCGGTGACGCTGGAGGGGCAGCAGGAGATGCGCACTCCTGCAGGCAGCTCTCCCTGAagaggatgaagggcagggtgggctTACACCTGCCCAGTTTATTCTTCCCCAAGTTGTGAATCACCTTAAGTTCTTCTCCATCCCTGGGAACTGAGCAAGTAGAGCGGCAGAGAGAGGCCAGGATTGCTGTACTAATGGATGCACCTGCTCTTGGAAGGCAGCCAAAGCTGAGAAGTGCTTCTCTCCCAACAGCTTGGATGTCACCTCCtccgggaagccttccctgacccctccGCCCAGTCTGGGTTACGCGTCCATTTTCTGAGCTCCCTTAGCACTCTGTGTACCCTCTCTCCTGGCACTTAGCACCTGGGTAATGATTGCCCATCATCTGTCTCCCTAGCTCCACTCTGAACTTCTGGAGGGCAAGGGTTATGTCATCAACACCCTCAGCAGGGGGCTTGCACAAAGTCGACACTGCTCCTGGGCTTGGTGAGCATGCTGATGGCTGTGGACAGAGAGGGAAATGAAGTCTTCAGTCTCCAGCCCACCAATACATCAGATTGCAGGAAATCATAACAAAGGATGATCTAGATGTAACATCTTGGGGCCTATCTGGGCCAAGTGCCTGTTTATGACAGGTTAGAGGGCTCGAGACGTGTCCTGAGTTCTTCACCAAGATTTAGGGACAGTCCTTAGCT encodes the following:
- the C31H11orf91 gene encoding uncharacterized protein C11orf91 homolog, encoding MPKGRRGSQSPTMSQRPAPPLYFPSLYDRGVSSSPLSDFNIWKKLFVPLKAGGAPAGGAPAGRALPQAPPAPAPPPPPGLGPPSERPCPPPWPSGLASIPYEPLRFFYSPPGPEVAVSPLTPGPTTPGLASASHPEELCELEIRIKELELLTITGDGFDSQRYNFLKALKDEKLQGLKTRQPGKKSASVS